Proteins encoded together in one Thermoplasma sp. Kam2015 window:
- a CDS encoding archaellin/type IV pilin N-terminal domain-containing protein: MRFDRQDKAVSPIIATILLIAITIVLAATLYSLLGGYVSLISAPTPQASMTITNQTQQNSNDGVYTIYISGVNQNISLSKVTLEFQSSNGNVTEIPLTQGTIETQYWKVTVNGPDYLSALTVITISSLPNNGNPFIKFVKLVDTVTDGTIASQSVGLASATS; this comes from the coding sequence ATGAGATTTGACAGGCAGGATAAGGCTGTATCACCTATAATCGCCACTATACTGCTCATAGCGATAACGATAGTTCTTGCGGCAACGCTCTATTCCCTGCTTGGTGGTTATGTTTCACTAATATCCGCACCGACGCCACAGGCATCCATGACCATAACGAATCAGACCCAGCAGAATTCAAATGATGGTGTATACACCATATACATAAGCGGCGTCAATCAAAACATATCGTTATCAAAAGTAACGCTGGAGTTTCAATCTTCCAATGGGAATGTGACAGAGATACCGCTGACGCAGGGTACCATAGAAACTCAATACTGGAAGGTAACGGTGAATGGGCCGGATTATCTATCGGCACTTACAGTGATAACTATAAGCAGTTTACCGAACAATGGAAATCCATTCATAAAATTCGTTAAGCTGGTTGATACCGTTACGGATGG
- a CDS encoding tRNA (adenine-N1)-methyltransferase codes for MILVSEDEFGKFDENSKSILVRNRKYHLDPSIVIDPGDEIIVQGKRFIASEFQPIYFGKLIKRNTQIISEIDASYIIARTGIRPDRDVLEIGVGSGNMSSYILWALNGSGSLTIVERDEENLRKALDNINEFYDTANIRVNLCELKDFGSDRSYDAIIADIPDPWDYAEKISSMLKPGGIVSFYLPNFDQSEKTVVSMAASGLKHLETVELMKRRILVREGATRPASDDLTHTAFITFAIRRSGIEYRI; via the coding sequence GTGATACTTGTATCTGAGGATGAATTTGGTAAATTTGATGAAAATTCGAAAAGCATACTGGTCAGAAATCGGAAATATCATCTCGATCCATCAATCGTGATAGATCCAGGAGATGAGATAATAGTTCAGGGGAAGCGTTTCATCGCATCTGAATTTCAGCCGATCTATTTCGGTAAACTTATAAAACGGAACACGCAGATCATCTCAGAGATCGATGCCTCATATATAATTGCCAGAACAGGCATAAGGCCCGATAGAGACGTTCTAGAGATCGGTGTTGGATCCGGCAATATGTCCTCATACATACTCTGGGCGTTGAACGGCAGCGGATCCTTAACCATCGTGGAGAGGGATGAAGAGAATCTCAGGAAGGCGCTTGATAACATCAACGAGTTCTATGATACCGCCAATATCAGAGTGAACCTGTGTGAGCTGAAGGATTTTGGAAGTGATAGATCATATGATGCAATAATAGCTGATATTCCAGATCCGTGGGATTATGCTGAAAAGATCTCTTCAATGCTGAAACCTGGCGGAATTGTCAGTTTCTATCTGCCAAATTTCGATCAGAGCGAAAAGACTGTCGTATCGATGGCGGCATCTGGATTGAAACATCTTGAGACCGTTGAGCTTATGAAACGCAGAATACTCGTAAGGGAGGGCGCTACAAGACCAGCAAGCGATGATCTTACGCATACAGCTTTCATCACATTTGCAATAAGGAGATCAGGCATTGAATACCGCATTTAA